In one Elephas maximus indicus isolate mEleMax1 chromosome 9, mEleMax1 primary haplotype, whole genome shotgun sequence genomic region, the following are encoded:
- the URM1 gene encoding ubiquitin-related modifier 1 isoform X2 gives MAAPLSVEVEFGGGAELLFNGVKKHQVTLPGQEEPWDIRNLLVWIKKNLLKERPELFIQGDSVRPGILVLINDADWELLATRFPWGR, from the exons ATGGCAGCGCCCTTGTCAGTGGAGGTGGAGTTCGG AGGTGGCGCGGAGCTCCTGTTCAATGGTGTAAAGAAGCATCAGGTCACCTTGCCTGGGCAGGAAGAGCCCT GGGACATCCGGAACCTCCTTGTCTGGATCAAGAAGAATTTGCTAAAAGAGCGGCCAGAGTTGTTCATCCAGGGAGACAGCGT GCGGCCAGGAATTCTGGTGCTGATTAACGATGCCGACTGGGAACTGCTG GCCACAAGGTTTCCATGGGGAAGATGA
- the URM1 gene encoding ubiquitin-related modifier 1 isoform X1 produces MAAPLSVEVEFGGGAELLFNGVKKHQVTLPGQEEPWDIRNLLVWIKKNLLKERPELFIQGDSVRPGILVLINDADWELLGELDYQLQDQDSVLFISTLHGG; encoded by the exons ATGGCAGCGCCCTTGTCAGTGGAGGTGGAGTTCGG AGGTGGCGCGGAGCTCCTGTTCAATGGTGTAAAGAAGCATCAGGTCACCTTGCCTGGGCAGGAAGAGCCCT GGGACATCCGGAACCTCCTTGTCTGGATCAAGAAGAATTTGCTAAAAGAGCGGCCAGAGTTGTTCATCCAGGGAGACAGCGT GCGGCCAGGAATTCTGGTGCTGATTAACGATGCCGACTGGGAACTGCTG GGTGAGCTGGACTACCAGCTTCAGGACCAGGACAGCGTCCTCTTCATATCCACGCTGCATGGAGGCTAA